From one Lolium rigidum isolate FL_2022 chromosome 4, APGP_CSIRO_Lrig_0.1, whole genome shotgun sequence genomic stretch:
- the LOC124706709 gene encoding uncharacterized protein LOC124706709, which produces MAAHMPTLIPALIPARCPQPIRSIPTGPCRTRFGRLEVTCAASGSGPPAEKGEGKPRQGLSLPALSEIRWAELLAPSPDNAAAVALTAALVWASASLLLQLVLISASIFAAALKYSFVAALLLFVLIALL; this is translated from the coding sequence ATGGCGGCACATATGCCAACTCTGATTCCGGCTCTGATTCCTGCCCGGTGTCCTCAGCCGATCCGAAGTATTCCAACGGGTCCATGTCGCACCCGATTTGGGCGACTCGAGGTCACCTGTGCGGCTTCCGGCAGCGGTCCGCCGGCCGAAAAAGGGGAGGGGAAGCCGCGCCAGGGACTCTCCCTGCCGGCGCTGTCGGAGATACGTTGGGCGGAGCTTCTAGCGCCGTCCCCGGACAACGCCGCGGCCGTTGCGCTGACGGCCGCGCTGGTCTGGGCCAGCGCGTCGCTGCTGCTGCAGCTGGTGCTCATCTCCGCCTCCATCTTCGCCGCCGCGCTCAAGTATTCCTTCGTCGCCGCGCTCCTGCTCTTCGTCCTCATCGCGCTCCTGTGA
- the LOC124648834 gene encoding protein STRICTOSIDINE SYNTHASE-LIKE 10-like has product MRRRGGFSSTWLLLLVGFLAVSLVPSCAAAEIKTRPTEWSFRLLLPSGVTGAESLAFDARGNGPYAGVSDGRVLRWGGSAVGWTTFAHHANYRKLSMCTVPVAPSEQTESLCGRPLGLAFHRKSGDLYIADAYKGLMRVSADGGEAEVLATGADGVPFNFVNGIDVDQATGDVYFTDSSVNYPRRFNTEIMMNADSTGRLLKYDVKTKQVTVLKDGLPYPNGVVVSYDGTYVVVAHTVPCQAHKYYLQGTKAGRYELLADLPGYPDNVRRDGKGGYWVALNQEKERPNATTAPAKHLVGVRLDGNGVEVEELTAAKGVTLSEVTERNGTLWLGSVELDYVGIAS; this is encoded by the exons ATGAGGCGCCGCGGCGGCTTCTCGAgcacctggctcctccttctcgtCGGCTTCCTCGCCGTCTCCCTCGTCCCGTCGTGTGCAGCAGCAGAGATCAAGACCCGCCCCACGGAGTggagcttccgcctcctccttccGAGCGGCGTGACCGGCGCCGAGAGTCTGGCCTTCGACGCGCGTGGCAACGGCCCCTACGCCGGCGTCTCCGACGGCCGCGTCCTCAGGTGGGGCGGCAGCGCCGTCGGCTGGACCACCTTCGCGCACCACGCCAACTACCGGAAGCTGTCCATGTGCACCGTGCCCGTGGCGCCGTCGGAGCAGACGGAGAGCTTGTGCGGGCGCCCGCTCGGGCTCGCCTTCCACCGCAAGTCCGGTGACCTCTACATCGCCGATGCATACAAGGGGCTCATGAGGGtcagcgccgacggcggcgaggcCGAGGTGCTCGCCACGGGAGCCGACGGCGTTCCGTTCAACTTCGTCAACGGTATCGACGTCGATCAGGCTACCGGTGACGTTTACTTCACCGACAGCAGCGTCAATTACCCGCGAAG GTTCAACACGGAGATCATGATGAACGCGGACTCCACCGGAAGGCTGCTGAAGTACGACGTGAAGACGAAGCAGGTCACCGTTCTCAAGGACGGTCTGCCATACCCTAATGGGGTGGTGGTGAGCTACGACGGGACATACGTTGTCGTGGCGCACACCGTGCCGTGCCAGGCGCATAAGTACTATCTGCAAGGAACAAAGGCCGGCCGCTACGAACTACTCGCCGATCTACCGGGCTACCCGGATAATGTGAGGCGTGACGGGAAGGGCGGCTACTGGGTGGCTCTGAACCAGGAGAAGGAGCGCCCGAACGCGACCACTGCTCCAGCGAAGCATCTGGTGGGAGTACGCCTTGACGGCAATggcgtggaggtggaggagctcaCGGCGGCCAAGGGCGTCACGCTGAGCGAGGTGACCGAGAGGAACGGGACGCTGTGGTTGGGCTCTGTCGAGCTTGACTATGTAGGAATAGCTTCATGA
- the LOC124707815 gene encoding uncharacterized protein LOC124707815, with amino-acid sequence MCSAILEVPDSVQEPAVQHQLVFPPLLSLSHAFYSAVAVITLVVWPQDLCGTCSSRMLATGWSTPSYSQVPWLSNRAAGGCCFYSLSAVWDVIFSGSVRAFFQVTMLFPCVF; translated from the exons ATGTGCTCTGCTATTCTTGAGGTCCCCGATTCCGTCCAAG AACCAGCAGTCCAGCACCAGCTGGTCTTCCCTCCGCTCCTCTCGCTCTCGCATGCGTTCTACAGCGCCGTCGCTGTGATCACTCTTGTGGTCTGGCCTCAAGACCTCTGTGGAACGTGCAGCTCAAGAATGTTGGCCACCGGTTGGTCCACACCTAGCTATTCTCAAGTACCCTG GTTGTCGAACAGAGCTGCTGGTGGCTGCTGCTTTTATTCTCTCTCTGCCGTTTGGGATGTTATCTTTTCTGGTTCTGTAAGGGCATTTTTTCAG GTTACAATGTTATTTCCATGTGTTTTCTAG
- the LOC124648835 gene encoding uncharacterized protein LOC124648835 has product MTRRKITTWAKISQVARERFSEDVETAAITKTEATEIADEGVMPWPVEATKMWSAKRRWGRWRRASRLRLVQRSLGMQTPWRRWREVEKDDEDDLEDFNEEFGVLVMRDEHTAPLLSFETTHCDQSARQLMDAERQTLVAILNDRLSTPEKGSAVPARGRVALTVPYRESGSLPEEAKMTGDPLLVLDALVQVFPQVNLSTLIEVSISFKGDLEAAAGYVVHNVLPNIGPDDVNTDMNEEILEVSADTNSHLLTASVVNGTLSEPGQFDVAAKEDSAGTQDSPMGEHLTQSPSADLVVLPQESYSDPVIAGAQNSVTEHENQQEVMHSSNHHPGGHGDGQLQCSSSETNQGMPVSEDNLALHDDGSHDRNMGSNYSICPESIDHIISAENYNKNALLSNVAAISEMLEEVELSEAETKNVVTEASQAGNDILVEAAKLKEMSTSVVEENNKVAAEVFAEKSVLAAEAQGLQSRLSVISDERNHFVTIIDEMHETLQRRRELAQADRAAAEREMVERETTAKEMLKEQEVLLEAAKEESKRLEQQAQENAKLRELLTDRGHVVDALHGEMLGIFDNIAQLQYRVDMGQLASSTMSSSVESAANKFSPEEPLHFSAPSLPSPVNSAPSRLIYADEPPELAPSSLAGSVPSAPCKLVSVGEPLQLASPNLSSSVKSATSESSWSSATESTSSYNGDEEIAVASPHDKFALDDSWDVVEEEEQCIC; this is encoded by the exons ATGACTCGCCGCAAGATCACCACATGGGCCAAGATCAGCCAGGTGGCGCGCGAGCGCTTCTCGGAGGACGTCGAGACAGCCGCAATCACCAAGACAGAGGCAACGGAAATCGCCGATGAAGGAGTTATGCCGTGGCCCGTGGaggcaacg AAGATGTGGAGTGCGAAGCGGCGatgggggcggtggcggcgggcatcGCGGCTGAGGCTGGTGCAGCGCTCGCTGGGTATGCAAAcaccgtggcggcggtggcgggaggTGGAAaaggacgacgaagacgacctCGAGGACTTCAATGAAGAATTCGGCGTCCTCGTGATGAGAGATGAGCACACGGCGCCGCTCTTGTCCTTCGAGACAACCCACTGCGACCAGTCTGCTCGCCAGCTCATGGATGCCGAGCGGCAGACCCTAGTGGCAATCCTCAATGATAG ACTGTCGACGCCGGAGAAGGGAAGCGCCGTGCCGGCGAGAGGACGAGTCGCCCTCACCGTACCGTATAGGGAGTCAGGCTCACTACCT GAGGAAGCCAAGATGACGGGGGATCCGCTCCTCGTCCTGGACgccctcgtgcaggtgttcccgCAG GTTAACTTGTCAACCCTCATAGAAGTTTCAATTTCATTCAAAGGCGACCTTGAAGCCGCTGCGGGATATGTCGTCCACAACGTGCTACCAAATATTGGCCCGGATGACGTTAACACAGATATGAATGAAGAAATTCTTG AAGTATCTGCTGACACAAACAGCCATCTGTTGACTGCATCCGTTGTTAACGGCACCCTTTCAGAACCCGGTCAGTTCGATGTAGCAGCCAAAGAGGATTCAGCTGGAACTCAGGATAGTCCCATGGGGGAGCATTTGACGCAATCGCCTTCTGCAGATCTGGTCGTTCTACCGCAAGAAAGCTATTCCGATCCTGTGATTGCTGGCGCGCAGAACTCTGTTACTGAGCATGAAAACCAGCAAGAAGTAATGCATTCTTCTAACCACCATCCGGGTGGTCATGGTGATGGACAACTACAATGCTCATCTTCCGAGACGAACCAGGGCATGCCAGTTTCTGAAGATAACTTGGCACTACATGATGATGGTTCACATGATAGGAACATGGGATCAAACTATTCTATTTGCCCCGAATCCATTGACCATATTATCTCTgctgaaaattacaataag AATGCATTGCTGTCAAATGTGGCAGCGATAAGTGAAATGCTAGAGGAGGTTGAGCTTAGTGAAGCAGAAACAAAAAATGTTGTAACTGAAGCAAGCCAAGCTGGAAATGATATTCTCGTAGAGGCGGCGAAGCTGAAAGAAATGTCCACCTCTGTAGTGGAAGAGAACAACAAG GTTGCAGCAGAGGTTTTTGCTGAGAAATCTGTTCTAGCAGCAGAAGCGCAGGGGCTGCAGTCTAGGTTGTCCGTCATTTCTGACGAACGAAACCACTTCGTGACGATCATCGATGAg ATGCATGAAACTCTTCAAAGAAGACGTGAATTAGCACAAGCAGACAGAGCAGCCGCTGAGAGGGAAATGGTTGAAAGGGAGACAACAGCTAAAGAAATGCTGAAAGAGCAGGAAGTCCTACTTGAAGCTGCCAAGGAAGAGTCTAAAAGGCTGGAGCAACAAGCACAGGAGAATGCAAAG CTGAGGGAGCTACTGACGGACAGAGGCCATGTTGTTGATGCATTGCA TGGTGAAATGCTAGGGATCTTCGACAACATTGCACAGCTCCAGTACAGAGTTGATATGGGGCAACTAGCTTCGTCGACCATGTCCAGCTCAGTCGAGTCAGCAGCTAACAAATTTTCGCCTGAAGAACCGCTGCATTTCTCTGCACCGAGTTTGCCCAGCCCAGTCAATTCAGCACCTTCGAGACTAATTTATGCTGATGAACCGCCGGAACTTGCTCCATCGAGCTTAGCAGGCTCAGTTCCATCGGCGCCCTGCAAACTAGTTTCTGTTGGTGAACCACTGCAACTAGCTTCACCGAACTTGTCCAGCTCCGTCAAATCGGCAACTTCTGAGAGCAGCTGGTCTTCTGCTACAGAGTCAACTTCAAGTTATAATGGTGACGAGGAGATCGCTGTTGCTTCTCCCCATGACAAGTTTGCTCTGGATGACAGCTGGGATGTGGTTGAAGAAGAGGAACAATGCATCTGCTAA